A single region of the Moorena sp. SIOASIH genome encodes:
- a CDS encoding ABC transporter ATP-binding protein, protein MENQPLKNSLVSTFKFAWHYWSEYRYTILFVLVFMSFHTLLEVLVPILTGKLVNGFSNPIGTWTIPAWICAYLAGVKVISYICRLCAFYLWTNTATQVITKIGTEAFDKVQHFSTEWHINHFAGSIVRNIIRGTFGFEQFSNTVCMSIYPSVLTSIALIVVLFWNGFWIGIVGVLGFIIFFYAINNLSNNYLAPAFEKANQVDSIMNGILSDAITCNSLVKAFAAEENESRKFRKIAEKWRIKNQRLWWRIETFFSAQVGLFVIMETVIVGVAIWLWFKGIRTAGDVITILTSFQMAQGKMREISNDIRNLRQSITDIEEIVKLDKIDAKIVESPEAVPLEVKSGSIAFDQVTFGYKNQTKTTYENFSVTIAGGEKVALVGHSGSGKSTFIKLIQRLYDVQDGKITIDGKNIYNITKQSLRSAIAVVPQEPILFHRSIAENIGYAKPNATQSEIEQAAHKAYAHDFIINLPDGYDTQVGERGVKLSGGERQRVAIARAILADCPILVLDEATSSLDSVSEALIQKALDNLMIGRTTIIIAHRLSTIKAVDRILVFSKGEIVEEGSHETLLANLDSRYYALYSLQSDGFMQEPTTEWDSELYEKAYN, encoded by the coding sequence ATGGAAAATCAACCTTTAAAAAATAGTTTGGTCTCTACCTTTAAGTTTGCTTGGCATTACTGGTCTGAGTACCGCTACACAATTTTGTTTGTGCTGGTCTTCATGTCGTTTCATACTCTTTTGGAGGTTTTAGTACCAATTTTGACTGGAAAGTTGGTAAATGGTTTTAGCAATCCTATAGGAACGTGGACAATTCCGGCATGGATATGTGCCTATCTTGCTGGAGTCAAAGTAATATCGTACATTTGCCGACTATGTGCTTTTTACCTATGGACTAACACAGCTACACAAGTGATCACTAAAATTGGCACTGAAGCTTTCGATAAAGTACAGCATTTTAGTACAGAATGGCACATTAACCATTTTGCTGGCAGCATAGTCAGAAACATTATCCGTGGTACCTTTGGTTTTGAGCAGTTTAGCAATACAGTGTGTATGTCAATTTACCCGAGTGTATTGACCAGCATTGCTTTAATAGTTGTTCTTTTTTGGAACGGATTTTGGATTGGTATTGTTGGCGTTTTGGGTTTCATAATTTTCTTTTATGCAATTAATAATTTATCAAATAACTATTTAGCGCCTGCCTTTGAAAAAGCCAATCAAGTAGACAGCATTATGAATGGTATTTTATCTGATGCCATTACATGTAACAGCCTGGTTAAAGCCTTTGCTGCCGAAGAAAATGAAAGCCGAAAATTCAGGAAAATAGCAGAGAAATGGCGCATTAAAAATCAACGTCTCTGGTGGCGAATCGAAACATTTTTTTCTGCCCAAGTTGGTTTGTTTGTGATTATGGAAACTGTGATTGTCGGCGTTGCTATTTGGTTATGGTTTAAAGGTATCCGCACAGCTGGTGATGTAATTACGATTCTTACTAGTTTTCAGATGGCACAAGGTAAGATGAGGGAAATTAGCAATGACATCCGTAATCTGCGACAATCAATAACCGATATCGAAGAAATTGTCAAACTGGACAAGATAGATGCAAAAATTGTAGAAAGCCCAGAGGCAGTACCTCTAGAAGTCAAGTCAGGCTCAATTGCCTTTGATCAGGTGACTTTTGGTTATAAAAATCAGACAAAGACAACATATGAGAACTTTTCCGTAACCATTGCTGGGGGTGAGAAAGTTGCTCTTGTTGGTCATTCAGGTAGTGGCAAAAGTACCTTCATTAAACTTATCCAGCGCTTATATGATGTGCAGGATGGTAAGATCACTATCGACGGTAAGAATATCTACAATATCACCAAGCAAAGTTTACGCAGTGCGATCGCAGTAGTTCCCCAGGAACCTATCCTCTTCCATCGCTCTATCGCTGAAAATATCGGCTATGCTAAACCTAATGCGACACAGTCAGAAATTGAACAAGCTGCCCACAAAGCTTATGCTCACGACTTCATTATCAACTTGCCTGATGGCTATGATACACAGGTTGGTGAGCGTGGGGTCAAGCTTTCGGGTGGTGAACGCCAACGGGTAGCCATCGCTCGCGCCATTCTCGCCGACTGTCCAATTCTAGTCCTAGATGAGGCAACAAGCAGCCTAGATTCTGTTTCAGAAGCTTTGATTCAAAAGGCATTGGATAACCTAATGATCGGACGGACAACAATTATCATTGCCCACAGACTGTCAACTATTAAAGCAGTTGACCGCATTCTGGTTTTTTCAAAAGGGGAGATAGTTGAGGAAGGTAGCCACGAAACCTTACTTGCTAATTTGGACAGCCGTTACTACGCCCTCTATTCGCTCCAGTCCGATGGTTTTATGCAAGAACCAACAACAGAATGGGACAGCGAACTTTACGAAAAAGCCTATAACTGA
- a CDS encoding helix-turn-helix domain-containing protein, which translates to MMISTAQAAELLGISATRVRFLLSKGRVKGAYKVGRTWVIPLFDGMPVVTPGTRGPKRNWSKRTNYTKAVIHVNQKVIRQNHNTGERNPVITVKRGSKNTYGHTVEVNGPCRVMYRPDEPLHCGARVWIETISDFKVIA; encoded by the coding sequence ATGATGATTTCTACCGCACAAGCCGCTGAATTACTAGGTATCTCTGCCACTCGCGTCCGTTTCCTGTTGAGCAAGGGCAGAGTCAAAGGTGCTTATAAGGTCGGTAGAACTTGGGTAATTCCCTTATTTGATGGCATGCCAGTGGTCACCCCTGGTACTCGCGGACCAAAGCGGAATTGGTCAAAGCGTACAAATTACACTAAGGCTGTCATCCACGTTAATCAAAAAGTTATTCGCCAAAATCACAACACCGGCGAACGCAATCCCGTGATTACCGTAAAACGAGGCTCTAAAAACACTTACGGTCATACTGTCGAAGTCAATGGCCCCTGTCGGGTGATGTATCGCCCAGATGAACCCCTACACTGTGGAGCACGGGTATGGATTGAGACGATTTCTGACTTTAAGGTGATCGCCTAA
- a CDS encoding HEAT repeat domain-containing protein, translating to MEPFSFLASLELSKIASPLLGTVAGEAGKRIVKALNKSDVEKAIKAGEEAVKEWEKQLEPQQLLFFHAPPDGLNGVKSFLQGYFTNSAVLEQLQKPLINQGQPDRDILSTVFQQEAETNNIKLNQDSLQPWIETFVNAYFQHTVTYLKFQVAKQDYCEQLANWFDDVKFAGIAVPGQEVEKSEKLAQIFVMPDVVEEVSTAGGWERELLAAESGEKLERVLLEKTTGRKFLAQQLLSQSQSRRVVILGAPGSGKTTLMSYFAVMLAQSKAEELGLDGDTDWLPILIRMRDFGINLDKNLIDYARRFAENTMSVQRLPVGFFEHWLSDGRALILLDGLDEVADEAKRNDVVRRIENFLGQFDRNRAIITSRPAGYRRDFFRTEEFPHYQIEPFDDSKISAFIDNWYNSRFQDQAEAERRKESLRKALDDNDRIKLLARNPLLLTIIALIHRYQAVLPKERYKLYDKAVETLLTSWDANKELTSDKWLSYLSLDDLRRLMEWLAYWIHTQGDAEDKDSGTLINQDDLIKQLAEQIKTLKQVDLYKAKQEAKRFVELIRKRTGLLNEQGQDCYGFVHKTFQEYLCAQEINYQAENEYDFDIVLNHIREHLHDSHWREVLLLLIAQQKPKNAAKAIRAVLNNKSNYEQWLHRDLLFAGNCLAEDPKNLRSTDSELVQEILERLVELDVTSEERVAKNIHEQVFQIICSLYETDFETQILELLKEQSDLIDEERLLKYRAELGEKDQVITALLARLKDENSDVRVSAALALGNLGKGSEAAVSALLARLQDDNSFVRGWAADALGKLSNSSEPVVSTLLARLQDNNSGVRGRAADALGKLGNSSETVVNTLLALVQDPDSGVRGMAAHVLGELGNNSETVVSALLASLQDEDYDVRSNAAYALGKLGNSSETVVTALLARLQDEYPPVRWRAAYALGELGNSSETVVNALLALLQDEHRAVRRDAADALGNLGNSSEPIVTTLLVLLKDKNYVVRGNAALTLGKLGNSSETVINALLAGLQDDKSYVRGWAANALGNLGNSLETVVNALVARLMDDNYYVRREAAEVLGQLGKTSNHVLPTVIEWIEQHQDSNYLGSGIDALWDLVVGRE from the coding sequence ATGGAACCATTCTCCTTCTTGGCTAGTCTGGAACTATCGAAAATCGCGTCACCTTTGTTAGGTACTGTTGCGGGAGAAGCAGGGAAGCGTATTGTTAAAGCTCTGAATAAAAGCGATGTAGAGAAGGCAATCAAAGCGGGAGAAGAGGCAGTTAAAGAATGGGAAAAACAACTGGAACCTCAACAGCTGTTATTTTTTCACGCTCCACCGGATGGATTGAATGGAGTTAAAAGTTTTTTGCAGGGCTATTTTACTAACTCGGCGGTTTTGGAACAATTACAGAAACCGTTAATTAATCAAGGGCAGCCAGACCGGGATATTTTAAGCACCGTATTTCAACAAGAAGCAGAAACGAATAATATTAAACTAAATCAAGATAGTCTCCAGCCTTGGATAGAGACGTTTGTTAATGCTTATTTTCAGCATACTGTTACTTATCTCAAATTTCAGGTAGCTAAACAGGATTATTGTGAGCAGTTGGCTAACTGGTTTGATGATGTCAAGTTTGCTGGCATTGCTGTGCCTGGGCAAGAAGTAGAGAAATCGGAGAAGTTAGCGCAAATTTTTGTAATGCCCGATGTGGTGGAAGAGGTATCAACGGCTGGCGGTTGGGAGCGGGAGTTGTTAGCAGCAGAAAGTGGGGAAAAACTGGAAAGGGTGTTGTTGGAAAAGACGACTGGACGAAAATTCTTGGCTCAGCAGCTATTGAGCCAAAGTCAGTCGAGACGAGTAGTGATATTGGGTGCCCCTGGTTCGGGAAAAACCACGTTGATGAGTTATTTTGCGGTAATGTTGGCTCAGAGCAAGGCTGAGGAGTTGGGATTAGATGGTGATACGGACTGGCTACCGATTTTAATTAGGATGCGAGATTTTGGGATAAATCTCGATAAAAACCTGATCGACTATGCTCGTAGGTTTGCGGAAAACACGATGTCAGTGCAACGGTTACCAGTGGGATTTTTTGAGCATTGGTTGTCTGATGGTAGGGCGTTGATATTGCTGGATGGTTTGGATGAAGTCGCAGATGAGGCTAAACGCAATGATGTGGTCAGGCGCATCGAGAATTTTTTAGGACAGTTTGACAGAAATCGCGCTATTATTACATCTCGACCGGCTGGTTATCGGCGCGACTTTTTCCGCACTGAGGAATTTCCCCACTATCAAATTGAACCCTTTGATGATAGCAAGATTTCCGCTTTTATTGATAACTGGTATAACAGTCGCTTTCAAGACCAAGCAGAAGCGGAAAGGCGCAAGGAGAGTTTACGAAAGGCGCTGGATGATAATGACCGGATTAAGCTATTGGCACGGAATCCGTTATTGTTGACAATAATTGCATTGATTCATCGGTATCAAGCGGTTTTGCCCAAAGAACGCTATAAGCTTTATGACAAAGCAGTGGAAACTTTGTTAACCTCTTGGGATGCTAATAAGGAATTAACTAGTGATAAGTGGTTGAGTTATTTGAGTTTGGATGATTTACGCCGATTGATGGAATGGTTGGCGTATTGGATTCATACTCAGGGAGATGCTGAAGATAAGGATAGTGGCACCTTAATTAACCAAGATGATTTGATTAAGCAATTGGCTGAGCAGATTAAAACCTTGAAGCAGGTAGATTTGTATAAAGCCAAGCAAGAGGCGAAACGGTTTGTAGAGTTAATTCGGAAGCGCACGGGTTTGTTGAATGAGCAGGGGCAAGATTGTTATGGTTTTGTCCATAAGACGTTTCAAGAATATTTGTGTGCTCAGGAGATTAACTATCAAGCAGAGAATGAGTATGATTTCGATATTGTTTTGAATCATATTCGGGAGCATTTACATGACTCCCATTGGCGCGAAGTGTTATTATTGCTGATAGCACAACAAAAACCTAAAAATGCCGCGAAGGCAATTCGGGCAGTTTTGAATAATAAGAGTAACTATGAGCAGTGGTTACATCGGGATTTGTTGTTTGCTGGTAATTGTTTGGCAGAAGATCCGAAAAATTTACGGAGTACTGATAGTGAGTTAGTGCAAGAGATTTTGGAGCGGTTGGTAGAGTTGGATGTGACTAGTGAAGAGCGGGTTGCCAAGAATATTCACGAGCAGGTTTTTCAGATAATTTGTAGTTTGTATGAAACGGATTTTGAGACACAGATATTGGAATTGTTGAAGGAGCAATCAGATTTAATTGATGAGGAACGATTGCTGAAATATCGAGCTGAGTTAGGGGAAAAAGATCAGGTAATTACTGCATTGCTGGCACGGCTAAAGGATGAGAATTCTGATGTGCGTGTCAGTGCAGCCTTGGCCTTGGGCAATTTGGGCAAGGGCTCAGAAGCCGCAGTCAGCGCCCTCCTAGCAAGACTTCAGGATGATAATTCTTTTGTGCGTGGATGGGCAGCCGATGCCTTGGGCAAATTGAGCAACAGCTCAGAACCTGTAGTCAGCACCCTCCTAGCAAGACTTCAGGATAACAATTCTGGTGTGCGTGGGAGGGCAGCTGATGCCTTGGGCAAATTGGGCAACAGCTCAGAAACCGTAGTCAACACCCTTCTAGCACTGGTTCAGGATCCCGATTCTGGTGTGCGTGGGATGGCAGCCCATGTCTTGGGCGAATTGGGCAACAACTCAGAAACCGTGGTCAGCGCCCTACTAGCAAGTCTTCAGGATGAGGATTATGATGTGCGTAGCAACGCAGCCTATGCCTTGGGCAAATTGGGCAACAGCTCAGAAACCGTAGTCACCGCCCTCCTAGCGCGGCTTCAGGATGAGTATCCTCCTGTGCGTTGGAGGGCAGCCTATGCCTTGGGCGAATTGGGCAACAGCTCAGAAACCGTAGTCAACGCCCTACTAGCACTGCTTCAGGATGAGCATCGTGCTGTCCGTAGGGACGCAGCCGATGCCTTGGGCAATTTGGGCAACAGCTCAGAACCCATAGTCACCACCTTACTAGTACTGCTTAAGGATAAGAATTATGTTGTGCGTGGGAACGCAGCCTTGACCTTGGGCAAATTGGGCAACAGCTCAGAAACTGTAATAAACGCCCTCCTAGCAGGGCTTCAGGATGATAAGTCTTATGTGCGTGGGTGGGCAGCCAATGCCTTGGGCAATTTGGGCAACAGCTTAGAAACCGTAGTTAACGCCCTCGTAGCAAGGCTAATGGATGATAATTATTATGTGCGTAGGGAGGCAGCCGAAGTCTTGGGCCAATTGGGCAAAACATCCAATCATGTTCTCCCTACTGTAATTGAATGGATTGAACAACACCAGGATTCAAACTATTTGGGTAGTGGTATTGATGCCTTGTGGGATTTGGTGGTAGGACGGGAGTAG
- a CDS encoding DUF928 domain-containing protein: protein MVKIKLLYGIAFALTTLTSYPAQAQLMESTGNRAESIAVEFKQPDYSGDAPSGRRRGTGNRGYCPMAVSEMGGNLRVTPVIAKDSRGLTVNESPTIWVHVSYQSESVERGLSGEFSLRDSKTNTKLAPKYLPVTLPSRSGVFSIPLPYSLEVGKWYRWNLIVDCNSPDSFYDDSVLFIRGLLKRVELPEFKYQLDTKNSQQKLMTVYAENGIWYDALNQAAKLRCSNPQNATFAEAWSRLLKAVELEKIAQESLICRE, encoded by the coding sequence ATGGTTAAAATTAAACTGCTTTATGGGATTGCGTTTGCTCTGACGACTCTCACCAGCTACCCAGCACAAGCGCAATTGATGGAATCCACTGGCAATAGGGCTGAATCTATAGCAGTAGAGTTTAAACAGCCAGATTATTCAGGTGATGCCCCGAGCGGACGTAGGCGAGGTACAGGTAATCGTGGATATTGTCCTATGGCTGTTTCTGAAATGGGAGGAAACTTAAGGGTGACACCTGTGATCGCTAAAGATAGTAGGGGATTGACAGTTAATGAGTCTCCGACTATCTGGGTTCATGTTTCCTATCAATCTGAAAGTGTTGAGAGGGGGCTTTCTGGGGAATTTTCCTTGCGGGATTCAAAAACTAACACCAAGCTTGCTCCAAAATATTTACCTGTTACTTTGCCAAGTCGGTCTGGTGTGTTTAGCATACCTCTTCCGTACTCCTTAGAGGTTGGTAAGTGGTATCGCTGGAATTTGATCGTTGATTGTAATTCCCCAGACTCGTTTTACGATGACTCGGTTTTGTTTATTAGAGGACTCTTGAAACGGGTTGAATTGCCAGAGTTTAAGTATCAGTTAGATACAAAAAATTCACAGCAGAAGCTAATGACAGTTTATGCTGAAAATGGCATTTGGTATGATGCCTTGAATCAAGCAGCTAAACTTCGTTGTAGTAATCCACAAAATGCTACGTTTGCTGAGGCTTGGTCCCGATTGTTGAAAGCGGTTGAATTGGAAAAAATTGCCCAGGAAAGTTTGATATGTCGGGAGTAG